The following DNA comes from Bacteroidetes bacterium SB0662_bin_6.
TCAGCGTCTTCGCCGACACTTTCAGGGTAATGTATCGATCCTCCTCCGGAATGTAGAATCTCCTTTTCTGAAGGTTAAGGAGGAAGCGACGCCTCACCTTGTTGTGGGCGTGGGAAACGTGGTTGCCCGTCCTGGGTCCGCGCCCTGTTATGTCATCTTTACGCGACATGTCTCGAATGCCAAATGATACTGTGCCGGGCCTGTAGATATTATCTGCAGGATATTTGCAGCGAAGCCTTGTAAAATACGCCACGCGGGACGGCTTCGCAAGCGGTTTGCCTTGAAGAAACAAGCAAGGTCTCCTGCTTAGCCGGGCAGGTACGTAGCCTGTTAGGGCCTGCTAACTCTATGCAGCAATGCTCTGTTCCGTCAGGCACGGCGTCAATCAAGGCGCGAGGAGTGAAGTTTGGTGGTTCCAAATGAGCGACGAGCAACGAAGAGTGACGCCGTGACCGGCGGAACCCGAAGGGCGGGGCCTGTTTTCCCGCCATGCGGCGTTGCCGCTCGCTTATGTGGCTGGGCCACACTGCGCTCGCGGCGCCTGGCCTGACAGAAAAATAGGCCCCGCAGAGCGCCGCTGCATAGAGTTAGCAGGCCCTATAGAATTGTTTCCCTTCAGGCCCCCTGGCCAGGCGCCTCGAAAAATGAAAGCAACGTGTCTCCCCGAAGACCCGTACGAAGCGTTTCGAGAGGAATCACTTCATCCGGGGGAATATTTCCAAGGTTCACGTTAGGACCGAATTTCCGAATGAACCATACCTGCTGGGACTTCCGGGGAGCCTCGAAAACCAATTCCCCGGGGTCGATATGCTCCACGATCTCGTCCATGATATCCGACCGGATCTGGCCGGAAGCATCAAAAACGCCGGCGGTCCCGCTCTCGCGCGCTTCGCAAATAACTTTCCAACTACCGGCTTCCAGTTCGTCACGGATCATCCGAACCCATGTGTCGGGGGACAGGGTAATTGCCTGATCCTTCGAACCGACTTCGCTCAACACCCTGAAGTCTTCCGAGAAGGAGCGAATGTAGCCGAGTTTTTCTTCGTGCGGGAGTGTAATCGTCCCATCGGAAATCTCGACGTATTCGATCTGAAAAGCATGGAGCAGGGCGCGGTACTCGTTGAGCAGGCCGCGCATGCAAAACGCCTCAAACAGCGTGCCGCCAAAGCAGACCGGCACCTGCGCAGACCGGTACGCGCGCAACTTCTCCTCAAGACAAGGCGTGACCACAGCCGTTCCC
Coding sequences within:
- the rpmB gene encoding 50S ribosomal protein L28; its protein translation is MSRKDDITGRGPRTGNHVSHAHNKVRRRFLLNLQKRRFYIPEEDRYITLKVSAKTLKTINKKGIQAVLREARRQGVRV
- a CDS encoding phosphosulfolactate synthase — encoded protein: MPHDRFGLDDLPNRPTRPRTSGLTLVLDKGLSVRQVEDTLQMSADYVDAVKLGWGTAVVTPCLEEKLRAYRSAQVPVCFGGTLFEAFCMRGLLNEYRALLHAFQIEYVEISDGTITLPHEEKLGYIRSFSEDFRVLSEVGSKDQAITLSPDTWVRMIRDELEAGSWKVICEARESGTAGVFDASGQIRSDIMDEIVEHIDPGELVFEAPRKSQQVWFIRKFGPNVNLGNIPPDEVIPLETLRTGLRGDTLLSFFEAPGQGA